One genomic region from Yersinia canariae encodes:
- the hflX gene encoding ribosome rescue GTPase HflX: MFDRYEGGEQAVLVHIYFSQDKNSEDLREFEALVSSAGVEALQIVTGSRKAPHPKFFVGEGKAVEIADAVKASGASVVLFDHALSAAQERNLERLCECRVIDRTGLILDIFAQRARTHEGKLQVELAQLRHIATRLVRGWTHLERQKGGIGLRGPGETQLETDRRLLRDRISLILNRLERVAKQREQGRRARTRADIPTVSLVGYTNAGKSSLFNKITAADVYAADQLFATLDPTLRRINVADVGDTVLADTVGFIRHLPHDLVAAFKATLQETRQASLLLHIIDAADPRVAENMAAVDSVLAEIEADEIPTLLVMNKIDLLDDFVPRIDRNEENLPVRVWLSAQTGAGIPLLFQALTERLSGEIAHFELRLPPQAGRLRSRFYQLQAIEKEWIDEDGNVGMVVRMPIVDWRRLCKQEQDLVSYVVSEPDLAN; this comes from the coding sequence TTGTTTGACCGTTATGAAGGCGGTGAGCAGGCCGTACTGGTTCATATCTATTTCTCGCAAGACAAAAACTCAGAGGATCTGCGTGAGTTCGAAGCGCTAGTATCTTCTGCGGGCGTAGAAGCTTTGCAAATTGTGACGGGTAGTCGCAAAGCACCGCACCCTAAGTTTTTTGTGGGCGAGGGAAAGGCAGTAGAAATTGCTGATGCAGTGAAAGCCAGTGGTGCGTCTGTTGTCCTGTTTGATCATGCCCTTTCCGCCGCGCAAGAGCGAAATCTTGAGCGTTTGTGTGAGTGCCGGGTAATTGATCGGACGGGTCTAATTTTAGATATTTTTGCCCAACGGGCCCGTACCCATGAAGGTAAATTACAGGTCGAATTAGCGCAATTGCGCCATATTGCGACCCGTTTGGTACGCGGCTGGACGCACCTTGAGCGTCAAAAAGGTGGGATTGGCCTAAGAGGGCCAGGTGAAACCCAGTTGGAGACCGACCGCCGTTTGCTACGTGACCGTATCAGCCTGATTTTGAACCGGTTGGAGCGTGTGGCAAAGCAGCGTGAGCAAGGGCGACGTGCGCGTACCCGTGCTGATATTCCGACAGTATCTTTGGTGGGATATACCAACGCCGGTAAATCTAGCCTGTTTAACAAAATTACGGCAGCTGATGTCTATGCGGCTGACCAACTATTTGCCACGCTGGATCCAACTTTACGCCGTATTAATGTGGCTGATGTGGGCGATACAGTGTTGGCGGATACGGTAGGTTTTATCCGGCATTTGCCGCACGATCTGGTTGCCGCTTTTAAAGCGACATTACAAGAAACGCGGCAAGCCTCATTACTGTTACACATTATTGATGCAGCTGATCCTCGGGTAGCCGAGAATATGGCCGCGGTCGATTCTGTATTGGCAGAAATCGAGGCGGATGAAATCCCTACATTATTAGTAATGAATAAAATTGATTTGTTGGATGATTTCGTCCCGCGAATTGATCGCAACGAAGAAAATCTGCCAGTCAGAGTTTGGCTTTCGGCCCAAACCGGCGCAGGTATCCCGTTGCTCTTTCAAGCGTTAACGGAGCGTCTTTCAGGTGAGATCGCACACTTTGAATTGCGTTTGCCGCCTCAGGCAGGCCGTTTACGTAGCCGTTTTTACCAGCTTCAGGCAATTGAAAAAGAGTGGATAGACGAGGACGGGAATGTCGGTATGGTGGTCAGAATGCCTATCGTTGATTGGCGTCGTCTCTGTAAACAAGAGCAAGATTTGGTCAGTTATGTTGTTAGTGAGCCAGATTTGGCTAATTAA
- the mutL gene encoding DNA mismatch repair endonuclease MutL, translating to MPIQILPPQLANQIAAGEVVERPASVVKELVENSLDAGASRIDIDIERGGAKLIRIRDNGCGIGKDDLALALARHATSKISSLEDLEAILSMGFRGEALASISSVSRLILTSRTAEQNEAWQAYAEGRDMAVTIKPAAHPVGSTLEVLDLFYNTPARRKFMRTEKTEFGHIDEVVRRIALARFDVAINLSHNGKLMRQYRAAPDPSQHERRLASICGPTFLQHALAISWQHGDLTIRGWVADPAASRTLSEMQYCYVNNRMMRDRLINHAIRQAYQDLLKDDQQPAYVLYLDIDPHQVDVNVHPAKHEVRFQQARLVHDFIYQAVTTVLQQAATPVLNINEDGEEIEAPRWQPENRVAAGVNKYAQPEPAKAPPVERVAAPERTITTERSIAREPIPAYHSGQPYQKQQGELYRQLVQPATESKAVDTALAPAPVARQIPADEPLHGDNYSFGRVLTVFPPCYALIEYKQGVALLALTVAERWLKQAQLNPSAEGLRPQPLLIPLKLTLDKNEAAAGLHHQKLLATMGIELAIEHTRATLRAVSLPLRQQNLQKLIPELLGYLSQHEEISPDALATWISRHLGSEHEVWNVSQAIQLLADVERLCPQLVKSPPAGLLQPIDIKAALATLKHE from the coding sequence ATGCCAATTCAGATTCTACCACCACAGCTTGCTAACCAAATTGCCGCCGGTGAAGTGGTAGAACGGCCTGCATCGGTCGTAAAAGAGTTGGTAGAAAATAGTCTGGATGCGGGGGCGTCACGGATTGATATTGATATCGAACGTGGTGGCGCAAAACTGATTCGTATCCGTGATAATGGCTGTGGTATTGGTAAAGATGATTTGGCCTTGGCCTTGGCGCGCCATGCGACCAGTAAAATAAGTTCACTGGAAGATTTGGAAGCCATCCTCAGTATGGGGTTTCGCGGCGAGGCGCTAGCCAGTATCAGTTCAGTTTCCCGGCTAATTTTGACATCGCGAACAGCAGAACAGAATGAAGCTTGGCAGGCTTATGCTGAAGGCCGCGACATGGCGGTGACCATCAAGCCCGCGGCTCACCCGGTCGGCAGTACCCTTGAGGTGCTGGACCTGTTTTACAACACGCCCGCCCGTCGCAAATTTATGCGTACTGAAAAAACTGAATTTGGTCATATTGATGAAGTGGTGCGCCGCATTGCGCTGGCGCGCTTCGACGTGGCTATCAATCTCAGTCACAACGGCAAGTTGATGCGGCAGTATCGTGCAGCTCCAGATCCTTCCCAGCATGAACGCCGTCTGGCCAGTATCTGTGGCCCGACATTTTTGCAGCATGCGCTGGCGATTTCCTGGCAACATGGCGATTTAACCATCCGTGGTTGGGTGGCTGATCCTGCCGCCAGCCGCACACTCAGTGAAATGCAATATTGTTACGTTAATAACCGTATGATGCGCGACCGGCTGATTAACCACGCGATCCGCCAGGCTTACCAAGATTTACTCAAAGACGACCAACAACCGGCTTATGTTTTGTATCTGGATATTGACCCACATCAGGTTGATGTCAATGTGCATCCGGCTAAACATGAAGTGCGTTTCCAGCAGGCGCGGCTGGTGCATGATTTTATATATCAAGCCGTTACCACTGTTTTACAGCAAGCGGCGACTCCGGTGCTGAACATCAATGAAGATGGCGAAGAGATCGAAGCACCGCGCTGGCAGCCGGAAAATCGCGTGGCAGCGGGCGTTAATAAATATGCGCAGCCGGAACCGGCGAAAGCGCCACCCGTAGAGCGAGTTGCTGCACCGGAGCGAACAATCACTACTGAGCGCTCCATCGCCCGCGAACCTATTCCGGCCTATCATTCGGGCCAGCCTTATCAAAAGCAGCAAGGCGAGTTATATCGTCAACTGGTGCAACCGGCGACTGAGAGTAAAGCGGTAGACACCGCACTAGCTCCAGCTCCTGTTGCGCGTCAGATCCCGGCGGACGAGCCACTTCATGGTGATAATTACAGTTTTGGTCGGGTATTGACGGTATTTCCGCCTTGTTATGCTCTTATTGAATATAAGCAGGGTGTCGCATTATTAGCACTGACGGTTGCCGAACGGTGGCTAAAGCAAGCCCAATTGAACCCGTCAGCAGAAGGACTACGCCCTCAGCCATTACTGATCCCATTAAAACTGACATTGGATAAAAATGAAGCGGCTGCAGGCCTGCATCATCAGAAATTGTTAGCTACCATGGGAATAGAATTGGCCATTGAGCATACAAGAGCGACCTTACGTGCAGTATCTTTACCATTACGCCAACAAAATTTACAAAAACTGATACCGGAACTGTTAGGCTATCTGTCGCAACATGAAGAGATATCGCCAGATGCTCTGGCCACATGGATTTCTCGCCATCTTGGCAGTGAACATGAGGTATGGAATGTGTCTCAAGCGATACAATTATTGGCGGATGTTGAACGTCTTTGCCCACAGTTAGTGAAATCACCACCCGCTGGGCTATTACAACCTATTGATATAAAGGCTGCATTGGCAACCCTGAAACATGAATGA
- the nsrR gene encoding nitric oxide-sensing transcriptional repressor NsrR — protein sequence MQLTSFTDYGLRALTYMASLPEGQMTSISQVTEVYGVSRNHMVKIINQLSRVGLVTAVRGKNGGIRLGKPADQIRIGDVVRQLEPLSLVNCSSDFCHITPACRLKQVLNQAVQSFLNELDNYTLADMVQDNTPLYKLLLVE from the coding sequence GTGCAGTTAACAAGTTTTACTGATTATGGTTTGCGGGCGCTTACTTATATGGCCTCGCTACCTGAAGGCCAAATGACCAGCATTTCTCAGGTAACTGAGGTCTATGGCGTGTCTCGCAATCATATGGTTAAAATAATCAATCAGTTGAGCCGTGTGGGGCTGGTAACCGCTGTGCGGGGAAAGAATGGCGGCATACGGTTAGGTAAACCGGCTGACCAGATTCGGATTGGCGATGTTGTGCGCCAGTTAGAACCACTTTCTCTGGTGAATTGCAGTAGTGATTTTTGCCATATAACACCCGCTTGTCGCCTGAAACAAGTGCTTAATCAGGCGGTGCAAAGTTTCCTTAACGAGCTGGATAACTATACTTTAGCCGATATGGTTCAGGATAATACCCCGCTCTACAAGCTATTACTTGTTGAGTAA
- the miaA gene encoding tRNA (adenosine(37)-N6)-dimethylallyltransferase MiaA, which yields MNDIENLDRPPAIFIMGPTASGKTALSIALRKRLPVELISVDSALIYRGMDIGTAKPSAEELALAPHRLIDIRDPAQSYSAADFRKDALKEMADITAAGRIPLLVGGTMLYFKALLDGLSPLPSADPQVRQRIEQQAAELGWEALHQQLAEIDPVAAARIHPNDPQRLSRALEVFFISGKTLTELTKISGETLPYRVHQFAIAPVSRELLHQRIELRFRQMLDAGFETEARALFDRGDLHTDMPAIRCVGYRQMWSYLSGEIDYDEMVYRGICATRQLAKRQMTWLRGWGSVQWLDSDKPGEALDSVIQVVSA from the coding sequence ATGAATGATATTGAAAATTTAGACCGGCCACCGGCCATATTTATTATGGGGCCAACCGCCTCGGGTAAAACAGCGCTCTCCATTGCACTGAGAAAACGGCTGCCTGTGGAACTCATCAGTGTCGACTCCGCCCTGATTTACCGTGGTATGGATATCGGCACCGCGAAACCCAGCGCGGAAGAACTGGCGTTAGCCCCACACCGGCTGATTGATATTCGTGACCCAGCGCAATCCTACTCTGCCGCTGATTTTCGTAAAGATGCATTAAAAGAAATGGCCGACATTACCGCAGCCGGGCGTATACCGCTGCTGGTGGGTGGCACAATGTTGTACTTTAAAGCGCTGTTGGATGGGTTATCTCCATTGCCGTCAGCAGATCCGCAAGTGCGCCAGCGTATTGAGCAGCAGGCGGCGGAACTGGGTTGGGAAGCATTACATCAACAATTGGCTGAAATCGACCCGGTTGCTGCGGCGCGAATTCATCCTAATGATCCCCAACGGCTCTCCAGAGCACTGGAAGTTTTTTTTATTTCAGGTAAAACTCTAACAGAACTGACTAAAATTTCAGGTGAAACCTTACCTTATCGGGTTCACCAATTTGCGATTGCGCCTGTTAGCCGGGAACTCTTGCACCAGCGGATTGAATTACGTTTTCGTCAGATGCTGGATGCCGGGTTTGAAACAGAGGCTAGGGCGCTTTTTGACCGTGGTGATTTGCATACGGATATGCCGGCCATTCGTTGTGTGGGATACCGACAGATGTGGTCTTATCTGTCCGGTGAGATTGATTACGACGAAATGGTTTACCGCGGAATCTGTGCGACACGTCAACTGGCAAAGCGCCAAATGACCTGGTTGCGGGGCTGGGGTTCAGTCCAGTGGCTCGACAGTGATAAGCCGGGAGAGGCTTTAGACTCTGTAATACAGGTTGTTAGTGCATAG
- the hflC gene encoding protease modulator HflC yields MRKSFLLIVVVVLVALYASLFVVQEGQRGIVLRFGKVLRDSDNKPLVYAPGLHFKIPFIETVKTLDARIQTMDNQADRFVTNEKKDLIVDSYLKWRISDFSRYYLATGGGDVSQAEVLLKRKFSDRLRSEIGRLNVRDIVTDSRGRLTSDVRDALNTGSVGDEAVTTEADDAIASAAARVEQETRGKQPAVNPNSMAALGIEVVDVRIKQINLPAEVSDAIFQRMRAEREAVARRHRSQGQEEAEKLRATADYEVTRTLAEAERQARITRGGGDAEAARLFADAFSKDPDFYAFIRSLRAYENSFSSGNDVMVLSPESDFFRYMKSPDNSSKRP; encoded by the coding sequence ATGCGTAAGTCTTTTTTACTTATCGTCGTTGTGGTGTTAGTCGCACTCTACGCTTCGCTGTTTGTCGTACAAGAAGGTCAACGCGGGATTGTCCTGCGCTTTGGCAAGGTATTGCGTGATAGTGATAACAAGCCTCTGGTGTACGCACCGGGCCTGCACTTCAAGATACCGTTTATCGAAACAGTGAAGACGTTGGATGCCCGTATTCAAACCATGGACAACCAGGCCGACCGTTTCGTGACTAACGAGAAGAAAGACCTGATTGTTGACTCTTATCTGAAATGGCGTATCAGCGATTTCAGCCGTTACTACCTTGCCACTGGTGGTGGTGATGTCTCTCAGGCTGAAGTGCTGTTAAAACGTAAATTCAGTGACCGTTTACGTTCTGAAATCGGTCGCCTGAATGTGCGCGACATCGTAACAGACTCTCGTGGCCGTCTGACGTCAGATGTGCGTGATGCGCTGAACACCGGTAGTGTGGGTGATGAAGCCGTGACCACTGAAGCGGATGATGCTATTGCCTCTGCGGCAGCGCGTGTTGAACAGGAAACTCGCGGCAAACAGCCTGCGGTTAACCCGAACAGTATGGCGGCTCTGGGGATTGAAGTGGTTGACGTGCGAATCAAGCAAATCAACTTACCGGCAGAAGTTTCTGACGCAATCTTCCAGCGTATGCGGGCAGAACGTGAAGCAGTTGCTCGTCGTCACCGTTCACAAGGTCAGGAAGAAGCAGAGAAGTTGCGTGCAACAGCCGACTATGAAGTGACTCGTACCCTGGCAGAAGCAGAGCGTCAGGCGCGTATTACTCGTGGTGGCGGTGATGCTGAAGCTGCTCGTCTGTTTGCTGATGCATTCAGTAAAGATCCTGACTTCTATGCTTTCATTCGTAGCTTGCGTGCTTATGAAAATAGCTTCAGCAGCGGCAATGATGTCATGGTACTGAGCCCGGAGAGTGATTTCTTCCGCTACATGAAATCGCCAGATAACTCTAGCAAACGTCCATAA
- the hfq gene encoding RNA chaperone Hfq, whose product MAKGQSLQDPFLNALRRERVPVSIYLVNGIKLQGQVESFDQFVILLKNTVSQMVYKHAISTVVPSRPVSHHSNNPSGSTNNYHGSNPSAPQQPQQDSDDAE is encoded by the coding sequence ATGGCTAAGGGGCAATCTTTGCAAGATCCGTTCCTGAACGCATTGCGTCGTGAACGGGTTCCGGTTTCTATTTATTTAGTGAATGGCATTAAACTGCAGGGCCAAGTTGAGTCTTTTGATCAGTTTGTCATTCTGTTAAAGAACACAGTCAGCCAGATGGTTTATAAGCATGCCATCTCTACTGTAGTGCCTTCGCGCCCGGTTTCGCATCACAGCAATAATCCGAGTGGTAGCACCAATAATTATCATGGTAGTAATCCATCTGCGCCGCAACAGCCGCAGCAGGATAGCGATGACGCTGAATAA
- a CDS encoding DUF2065 family protein — MNSTILLALGLVLVLEGLGPMLYPKAWRKMILAMTQLSDATLRRFGGGLVVAGVVIYYMLRSRMGG; from the coding sequence ATGAATTCAACCATCTTATTAGCATTAGGCTTGGTTTTGGTACTGGAAGGGCTTGGCCCGATGCTTTATCCCAAAGCCTGGCGCAAAATGATCTTGGCAATGACCCAATTATCGGATGCCACTTTACGTCGTTTTGGCGGAGGATTAGTGGTTGCAGGCGTTGTTATCTACTACATGTTGCGTAGCCGCATGGGTGGCTAA
- a CDS encoding adenylosuccinate synthase, with protein MGKNVVVLGTQWGDEGKGKVVDLLTERAKYVVRYQGGHNAGHTLVINGEKTVLHLIPSGILRENVTSIIGNGVVLAPDALMKEMTELEARGVPVRERLLLSEACPLILPYHVALDNAREKARGAKAIGTTGRGIGPAYEDKVARRGLRVGDLFNKETFAIKLKEIVDYHNFQLVHYYKEEAVDYQKVLDEVLAVADILTAMVVDVSELLDNARKQGEFIMFEGAQGTLLDIDHGTYPYVTSSNTTAGGVATGSGLGPRYVDYVLGIVKAYSTRVGAGPFPTELNDETGEFLRKQGNEYGATTGRSRRTGWLDAVAVRRAVQINSLSGFCMTKLDVLDGLKEVKICVGYRMPDGREVDTTPLAAEGWEGIEPIYETMPGWSETTFGVKEHSKLPQAALNYIKRVEELTGVPVDIISTGPDREETMILRDPFDA; from the coding sequence ATGGGTAAGAACGTCGTCGTACTGGGCACCCAATGGGGTGACGAAGGTAAGGGCAAGGTCGTTGACCTGCTGACTGAACGGGCTAAATATGTTGTGCGCTATCAAGGTGGTCACAACGCTGGCCATACTTTGGTTATCAACGGTGAGAAAACCGTTCTTCATTTAATTCCCTCAGGTATTCTGCGTGAAAACGTAACCAGCATCATCGGTAACGGTGTTGTACTGGCGCCTGACGCTTTAATGAAAGAGATGACAGAACTTGAAGCGCGCGGTGTGCCTGTACGTGAGCGACTGTTACTCTCCGAAGCATGCCCATTAATCCTGCCATATCATGTGGCTCTGGATAATGCGCGTGAAAAAGCACGTGGTGCAAAAGCAATCGGTACTACCGGTCGTGGTATCGGCCCTGCCTATGAAGATAAAGTTGCCCGTCGCGGTCTGCGCGTAGGTGATTTGTTCAATAAAGAAACCTTCGCAATCAAACTGAAAGAAATTGTGGATTACCACAACTTCCAGCTAGTGCATTACTACAAAGAAGAAGCGGTTGACTACCAGAAAGTGCTGGATGAAGTATTGGCTGTCGCCGATATCCTGACCGCGATGGTAGTTGATGTTTCCGAATTGCTGGACAATGCCCGCAAGCAAGGTGAATTCATCATGTTCGAAGGCGCTCAAGGCACCTTGCTGGACATTGACCACGGTACTTATCCGTATGTGACTTCATCTAACACCACTGCTGGTGGCGTAGCGACAGGCTCTGGCCTGGGCCCACGTTATGTTGATTACGTATTGGGTATCGTGAAAGCCTATTCCACTCGCGTCGGTGCAGGTCCATTCCCGACTGAGCTGAACGATGAAACGGGCGAGTTCCTGCGCAAGCAAGGTAACGAATATGGCGCGACCACTGGCCGTAGCCGTCGTACCGGTTGGTTGGATGCTGTTGCTGTGCGCCGTGCTGTGCAAATCAACTCCTTATCTGGCTTCTGCATGACCAAACTGGACGTGCTCGATGGCCTGAAAGAAGTGAAGATTTGTGTCGGCTACCGCATGCCAGATGGCCGTGAAGTTGATACCACCCCACTGGCTGCTGAAGGTTGGGAAGGTATTGAGCCAATCTATGAAACCATGCCTGGCTGGTCAGAAACGACCTTTGGCGTGAAAGAACACAGTAAGTTGCCACAGGCAGCCCTGAACTACATCAAACGTGTAGAAGAGCTGACAGGTGTTCCGGTTGATATCATCTCTACCGGCCCAGATCGTGAAGAAACCATGATCCTGCGCGACCCATTTGATGCTTGA
- the hflK gene encoding FtsH protease activity modulator HflK, translating into MAWNQPGNNGQDRDPWGSSNNNGGNSGGNNNNNKGGRDQGPPDLDDIFRKLSKKLSSLGGKSGGSGNDSGGTTRGPGFSGRIVGIAVVAVVVIWAASGFYTIKEAERGVVTRLGKLSHIVQPGLNWKPTFIDEVTPVNVESVRELAASGVMLTSDENVVRIEMNVQYRVTDPAAYLFSVTNPDDSLRQATDSAVRGVIGKYTMDKILTEGRTIVRSDTQRVLEETIRPYNMGITLLDVNFQAARPPEEVKAAFDDAIAARENEQQYIREAEAYTNEVQPRANGQAQRLLEDARAYAARKVLEAQGEVAGFAKLLPEYKAAPEITRERLYIETMEKVLGHTRKVLANDKGNSLMVLPLDQLMRGQGADKADGSKDTSLIRLNPPSSANSSQESGASNSNTSSTSGSIMDQRRANAQRDTSTRVGRE; encoded by the coding sequence ATGGCGTGGAATCAGCCCGGTAATAACGGACAGGACCGCGATCCGTGGGGGAGCAGCAATAATAATGGCGGCAACTCTGGCGGAAATAACAATAATAATAAAGGTGGCCGTGACCAAGGGCCGCCGGATCTGGATGATATCTTCCGTAAACTGAGCAAAAAGCTGAGTAGCCTCGGCGGCAAAAGTGGCGGAAGCGGTAACGATAGCGGTGGAACGACAAGAGGCCCTGGTTTCAGTGGTCGTATTGTGGGTATCGCGGTGGTTGCGGTTGTGGTTATCTGGGCAGCAAGTGGTTTCTATACAATTAAAGAAGCTGAGCGCGGTGTTGTGACTCGCTTGGGTAAATTAAGCCACATTGTACAGCCCGGTTTGAACTGGAAACCGACCTTTATCGATGAAGTCACCCCGGTTAACGTCGAATCTGTACGCGAATTGGCGGCTTCAGGTGTCATGTTGACCTCTGATGAGAACGTTGTTCGCATCGAAATGAACGTGCAGTACCGCGTGACTGATCCGGCCGCTTATCTCTTTAGCGTGACTAATCCGGATGACAGTCTGCGTCAGGCAACTGACAGCGCAGTACGTGGTGTTATTGGTAAATACACCATGGATAAAATCCTCACCGAAGGCCGTACCATCGTTCGTAGTGATACTCAGCGTGTACTGGAAGAAACTATTCGTCCATACAACATGGGGATAACTCTGCTGGACGTTAACTTCCAGGCAGCACGTCCGCCGGAAGAAGTTAAAGCGGCATTTGATGATGCGATTGCTGCCCGTGAAAACGAACAACAGTATATTCGTGAAGCAGAAGCTTACACCAACGAAGTCCAACCTCGTGCTAACGGTCAGGCGCAGCGTCTGTTAGAAGATGCCCGTGCTTATGCCGCGCGTAAAGTGTTGGAAGCGCAGGGTGAAGTTGCTGGTTTTGCGAAGTTGTTGCCGGAGTATAAGGCGGCACCGGAAATTACCCGTGAGCGTTTATACATCGAAACCATGGAGAAAGTCCTCGGTCATACCCGCAAAGTGCTGGCTAATGACAAAGGTAACAGTCTGATGGTGTTGCCGCTGGATCAACTGATGCGTGGCCAAGGTGCAGATAAAGCAGATGGCAGTAAAGACACAAGTCTGATTCGTCTGAATCCGCCTTCCTCTGCCAATAGCAGCCAAGAATCTGGTGCAAGTAACTCGAATACCAGTTCAACCAGTGGCTCTATCATGGATCAGCGCCGGGCGAATGCTCAGCGTGATACTTCCACTCGCGTAGGGAGAGAATAA